The nucleotide sequence TCGCGATACAGGAAGAAGTCGCGCAGACCTCCGCCCTTGAATTCGGTATCGCCGGATTTGACGTGAGAGAATTTGCTGACGACGGCCTGCTGGTTCATTGAAGCCTCCACGGTTCGCGTTGGCGAGATCGCGACCGGGCGAAGTGCGTCCAGATTTTCGGCAGCGTCGCATCGTCGCGTTCACGGCTGCATGTTGCTATGCGAAATCCACGCCAGTCGCGCCGCAATGCAGCGATCGCCGGCATCGAAGCAGCGAAGCATTTGTCGGGAAGCCGGAATCCGCCTTCAGCAAGGCTCAGTCGGCGGCCGCGGGACCGGCGACGCCAACCGAGGCTGGCTCTGGCGTGAGCATATCCTGCCCGATGCTTGAGCCCTTCAAACGGGCAGGTGGCGCGCGGCCTGCCTAATATTCGACCTCGAGCTCTTCGATGTCGGCGGGCTCCGCCTTGGCGGCCTCGATCCACTCCTGCATCTCGGGCATGGCCATGATGGTGCTGGCGTAGGCCGCAAGCGCAGGTTCGAGCTTCACGTCATAGGTCATGAAACGGGTGACGACGGGCGCATACATCGCATCCGCCATGGTGCGCTCGCCGAACAGGAACGGCCCGCCTGATTCGGCGAGGCATTCACGCCAGATGGTGCAGACGCGGTCGATATCGGCCTGCGCGCGCGACCAGATCTTGAAGCCCGGGAAATGGCCCTTCAGGTTGACCGGCAGCGAGGCGCGCAGCGTGGTGAAGCCTGAATGGATTTCGCCGCAGATCGACCGGCAATGCGCACGCCGGATCCGGTCGGC is from Bradyrhizobium sp. AZCC 2176 and encodes:
- a CDS encoding glutathione S-transferase family protein — its product is MAKTTLTISSKNYSSWSLRGWLLAKFSGLEFEEIVTAPDDASARAEILLLSSSILVPCLRHDGATIWDTLAIAEYLNEVMPDAGLLPADRIRRAHCRSICGEIHSGFTTLRASLPVNLKGHFPGFKIWSRAQADIDRVCTIWRECLAESGGPFLFGERTMADAMYAPVVTRFMTYDVKLEPALAAYASTIMAMPEMQEWIEAAKAEPADIEELEVEY